The Acidobacteriota bacterium DNA segment GAGGCGGCGCCACGGGCCGCTGTCAGACACCTCGCCCCGAAATCACCGTGGCCACCGTCCGGAAGAGCACCAGAAGCTCCAGGCGGAAGCTGAAGTTCTTGATGTAGTAGAGATCGTAGGCGAGCTTCTCGCGGAGGGTGTCCAGGCTCGAGGCGTACCCCTCGTTGACCTGCGCCCAGCCGGTGATCCCCGGCCGAACCGTCGTGCGCAGCGTGAAGTAGGGGATCAGCCCGTCCAGCTCCTCGACGAACTCCGGACGCTCCGGCCGGGGGCCCACCAGCGACATCTCGCCGCGCAGGACGTTCCAGAGCTGGGGAAGCTCGTCGATCCGCGTGCGCCTCAAGAACCGGCCCACCCTGGTCACGCGGTCGTCGTCGGCGCTGGAGAACTGCGGTCCGTTCTTTTCGGCGTCCTGCCGCATGGTGCGGAGCTTGAGCATCGTGAAGGGACGCCCGTACAGACCCAGCCGCTTTTGCCTGAAGAGAACCGGTGCGCCCGACTCGAGCCAGATCGCCGCCGCGGCCGCCGCGAGCACCGGGGCGGTGACGATCAGGAGCAGAAACGCGAGCACCTGATCGCAGATCCGCTTCAGCCGCAGCTTCCACCGGGGCAGCCGGAAGCCCGGAGCGAAGGCGAGGTCGGCCGGGCGGATCATCGACAACGGCAGCTTGCCCGTGATCTCCTCGAGGAACGAGGCCGCTTCCTGCACCTCCACGCCGCGAAACCGGAGCGCCACGAGATCGTCGACCGGCAGCGTCCCCCGGCGGTCGTCGAGCGCCACCACGCAGCGGCGCGGCAGCGGAGCTCCGCTGGCGATCAGCTCCCGGAGCTTGTCCGGGCTCACCACCCCCGCCAGGCGCCAGCGGCGTCCCGCGTTCCAGATGACGTTGTGGGCGCAGCGGACGGCGGCGGGCCCCTGCCCGACGATCAGCACGGCCCTCTTGTCTGCCGGCGCCGGGGAGGCGGCCGGAAAGGACGTGCGGGGCGCCGGCGGCACGAGGTGGAGCGTCTCGCTCCGGGGGCGGCGGACACCGGGACGCCTCGGAGCCGCGGTGGGGACAGTCTTCGCTTCGGAAGGTGCTCTCAGGGATCGACGGTTCATCGTTTCCGCCTCATTTCGGGGCCGAATGCCGGCGGGGAACGAGGTGACCGGTCAGCTTGGTACGCGGGTTTCGGAAGACCGCCGCAGGCTCGCTACCACGAAGGCACACTCACCTGCCGTCTTCGCCGGCCCCCTTCCAGAGCCGGCGTGACCCATCGACCGACGCGGCCCAACCCGTTCGGTTCAACTCGTCAGGTCGCAGTATACGGCGAGTTCCAACGTCGTGGAAGAAAAAAAGCCGCCCTTTTTGCACCCGGATCGAAACCTCGAGCGGAACTGTCCGGCCGCAGGGGCACACCGCGCCCGCGCGAGGATCGGTCCTTGCGAGGCTGACGGGCGTGAAGGCCGCGAACGCGGCCGGGAGAGCGGCAGAATTCCGCTACAGGTTCCGCCGGTCGATGACCAACCGGTCCGGCAACGGGTTGCCCCCGGGCAACGGCAGCTCGACCCCGTAGGCCCCGGCAAAAGTCGCCGGATCGATCGCGACCTGCTCCAGC contains these protein-coding regions:
- a CDS encoding exopolysaccharide biosynthesis polyprenyl glycosylphosphotransferase, giving the protein MNRRSLRAPSEAKTVPTAAPRRPGVRRPRSETLHLVPPAPRTSFPAASPAPADKRAVLIVGQGPAAVRCAHNVIWNAGRRWRLAGVVSPDKLRELIASGAPLPRRCVVALDDRRGTLPVDDLVALRFRGVEVQEAASFLEEITGKLPLSMIRPADLAFAPGFRLPRWKLRLKRICDQVLAFLLLIVTAPVLAAAAAAIWLESGAPVLFRQKRLGLYGRPFTMLKLRTMRQDAEKNGPQFSSADDDRVTRVGRFLRRTRIDELPQLWNVLRGEMSLVGPRPERPEFVEELDGLIPYFTLRTTVRPGITGWAQVNEGYASSLDTLREKLAYDLYYIKNFSFRLELLVLFRTVATVISGRGV